In Camelus bactrianus isolate YW-2024 breed Bactrian camel chromosome 18, ASM4877302v1, whole genome shotgun sequence, one DNA window encodes the following:
- the TEKT4 gene encoding tektin-4 — protein MAQTDVLLTKEPTPQTMPACQLPRKLYDVARNTGAHTSSGLATAGFRTAKYLVDEWFQNCYARYHQAFADRDQSERQRHESQQLAAETEALAQHTQKDSTRKVGERLQDMHYWKSELQLQVGELVAETDLLLAQKQRLERALDATAVPFSIATDNLQCRERRQHPDLVRDCVEMELLKEAELIRNIQELLKRTIMQAVNQIRLNREHKETCEMDWSDKVEAYNIDDTCCRYHNQSTEVQLYPHSATFEESASTPETWAKFTQDNLYRTERERLASVNLRELINCILQDTAEDLRLQCDAVNLAFGRCCEELEDARHKLEQHLRKTLQEITDQEHNVAELKQAIRDKEAPLKVSQTRLYQRSQRPNVELCRDSAQFRLVSEVEELNLSLAALREKLLEAEQSLRNLEDTRMSLEKDIAIKTNSLFIDRQKCMTHRARYPTVLQLAGYQ, from the exons ATGGCACAAACGGATGTACTCCTGACGAAGGAGCCCACCCCGCAGACGATGCCGGCATGCCAGCTGCCACGCAAGCTGTACGATGTGGCCCGAAATACAGGCGCCCATACGTCCTCGGGCCTGGCCACCGCCGGCTTCCGCACGGCCAAGTACCTGGTGGATGAGTGGTTCCAGAACTGCTATGCCCGCTACCACCAGGCCTTCGCTGACCGCGACCAGTCAGAGAGGCAGCGCCACGAAAGCCAGCAGCTGGCAGCCGAGACAGAAGCGCTGGCACAGCACACACAGAAGGACTCCACGAGGAAGGTCGGCGAACGCCTGCAGGACATGCACTACTGGAAGTCGGAGCTGCAGCTCCAGGTGGGAGAGCTGGTTGCAGAGACTGACTTGCTGCTGGCCCAGAAGCAGCGGCTGGAGCGTGCCCTGGATGCCACGGCTGTGCCGTTCTCCATCGCCACCGACAACCTGCAATGCCGGGAGCGCCGCCAGCACCCCGACCTCGTGCGCGACTGCGTGGAGATGGAGCTGCTGAAG GAGGCCGAGCTCATCCGGAACATTCAGGAGCTCCTGAAGAGGACCATCATGCAGGCGGTGAACCAGATTCG GCTCAACCGGGAGCACAAGGAAACCTGCGAGATGGACTGGTCTGACAAGGTGGAGGCCTACAACATCGATGATACCTGCTGCCGCTACCACAACCAAAGCACGGAGGTGCAGCTCTACCCGCACTCGGCCACATTCGAGGAGAG TGCCTCCACGCCTGAGACCTGGGCCAAGTTCACCCAGGACAACCTGTACCGCACAGAGCGGGAACGTCTGGCCTCAGTCAACCTGCGGGAGCTCATCAACTGCATCCTGCAGGACACGGCCGAGGACCTGCGGCTACAGTGTGACGCCGTGAACCTGGCCTTCGGGCGCTGCTGTGAGGAGCTGGAGGATGCGCGCCACAAGCTGGAGCAGCATCTACGAAAG ACACTGCAGGAGATCACGGACCAGGAGCACAACGTTGCAGAGCTGAAGCAGGCCATCAGGGACAAGGAGGCACCTCTGAAGGTGTCCCAGACCCGCCTGTACCAGCGTTCACAGCGGCCCAACGTGGAGCTGTGCCGAGACTCTGCCCAGTTTAG GCTGGTGAGTGAGGTGGAGGAGCTGAACTTGTCCCTGGCGGCACTGAGAGAGAAGCTTCTGGAAGCGGAGCAGTCCCTGCGCAACCTGGAGGACACGCGTATGAGCCTGGAGAAGGACATTGCCATCAAGACCAACAGCCTTTTCATCGACCGCCAGAAGTGCATGACTCACCGTGCCCGCTACCCCACCGTCCTCCAGCTGGCTGGCTACCAGTGA
- the C1QTNF8 gene encoding complement C1q tumor necrosis factor-related protein 8, which translates to MAAPALLLLLVLPAGAWPGLGLPRRPCVHCCRPAWPPAAPGSFAHRSDGDEWVRLPRVQPTINISILKGEKGEAGVRGRSGRSGKEGPPGSQGLQGRKGQKGQVGPPGTPCQRAYAAFSVGRREGLHSSDALQAVPFDTELVNLDGAFDLASGRFLCTVPGVYFLSLNVHTWNYKETYLHIMCNRQATAVLYAQPSERSVMQTQSLLLSLATGDTVWVRMFQRDRDNAIYGEHGDLYITFSGHLVKPDAEL; encoded by the exons AtggcagcccctgccctcctgctcctcctggtGCTGCCTGCAGGGGCCTGGCCGGGCCTGGGGCTGCCCCGCCGGCCGTGTGTGCACTGCTGCcgcccagcctggcccccagctgcTCCCGGCTCGTTTGCCCACAGGAGTGATGGAGACGAGTGGGTGCGCCTGCCCCGAGTGCAGCCGACCATCAACATCTCAATCCTCAAAG GTGAGAAGGGCGAGGCAGGGGTCAGAGGTCGCTCAGGCAGGAGCGGGAAGGAGGGCCCGCCAGGCTCCCAGGGCCTCCAGGGCCGCAAGGGCCAGAAGGGGCAGGTGGGGCCACCAGGCACCCCATGCCAGCGTGCCTACGCAGCCTTCTCGGTGGGCCGGCGGGAGGGGCTGCATAGCTCCGACGCCCTCCAGGCTGTGCCTTTTGACACGGAGTTGGTGAACCTGGATGGTGCCTTTGACCTGGCCTCCGGCCGCTTCCTCTGCACTGTGCCTGGTGTCTACTTCCTGAGCCTCAATGTGCACACCTGGAATTATAAGGAGACGTACCTGCACATCATGTGCAACCGGCAGGCCACGGCTGTGCTGTACGCGCAGCCTAGCGAGCGCAGCGTGATGCAGACCCAGAGCCTGCTGCTGTCGCTGGCCACTGGCGACACTGTCTGGGTGCGCATGTTCCAGCGGGACCGCGACAACGCCATCTACGGTGAGCATGGCGACCTCTACATCACCTTCAGCGGCCACCTGGTCAAGCCAGATGCTGAACTCTAG